A single window of Pseudomonas lijiangensis DNA harbors:
- a CDS encoding penicillin-binding protein activator, with protein MIACLRLFSALCLAALLAACASSPSSSLGELPRTPDASIEQLLEQAAAAKTPDQAAPLRLSAADLANRQNNPGRAAQILAQVPLDQLKPGLQVFASTLAAELAMGRNQPKAALTALEHPSLQRLGELSVEQQIRTHAVRARALEADGQTLAAARERVFAGPLLQGNDASANNDAIWALVASLPADQLQSTSNDDMGGWLSLARSVKGAGTLEQQQAAIDSWKAQNPQHPAAQKLPTTLAQLRALTSEPLTKIALLLPQDGQLASVAKALREGFMAAHYQAQQAGQNPPAIQVFDSSRVTSMDDFYRQAKAAGAQLVVGPLEKNLVKQLNSRQQLPITTLALNYSDSNTEGPAQLFQFGLAAEDEAREVARRAWADGKRSAVAMVPKGEWGDRVLDAFRKSWQAKGGTLIAAEHVDQPVALAQQVADLFQLRNSEGRAQRLQSTVGTQVAAQPTRRQDIDFMFLAATPQQAQQIKPTMVFQYAGDVPVYATSHLFTNSNDQAQYLDLNGVRFCETPWLLNANDPLRQQVTAQWPQASGSLGRLYAMGIDAYRLAPRLGQLKTLPESRIDGLSGSLSLSPSRRVERQLPWAEFVDGKVQRLPDTAP; from the coding sequence ATGATCGCCTGCCTGCGGCTGTTCTCTGCCCTCTGCCTCGCTGCCCTTCTTGCAGCCTGCGCCAGCTCGCCCTCATCCAGTCTTGGTGAGTTGCCTCGCACCCCCGACGCCAGCATCGAGCAATTGCTTGAACAGGCTGCGGCTGCCAAGACGCCGGATCAGGCCGCCCCGTTGCGCCTGAGTGCCGCAGATCTGGCGAATCGCCAGAACAACCCTGGCCGCGCCGCCCAGATTCTGGCCCAGGTCCCTCTGGATCAACTGAAACCCGGCCTGCAGGTATTCGCCAGCACCCTGGCTGCAGAACTGGCCATGGGTCGCAACCAGCCAAAGGCTGCACTGACCGCACTGGAGCACCCGAGCCTGCAACGTCTGGGCGAACTGTCGGTTGAACAGCAAATCCGCACTCACGCCGTCCGGGCCCGCGCACTCGAAGCCGATGGCCAGACCCTGGCCGCCGCTCGCGAGCGTGTGTTTGCAGGCCCGCTGCTGCAAGGCAACGACGCCAGCGCCAACAACGATGCCATCTGGGCACTGGTTGCCTCACTGCCTGCCGATCAGCTGCAAAGCACGAGCAACGACGACATGGGCGGCTGGCTGAGCCTGGCCCGCTCGGTCAAGGGCGCCGGCACGCTTGAGCAGCAACAGGCCGCCATCGACAGCTGGAAAGCACAGAACCCGCAACATCCGGCCGCCCAGAAACTGCCGACCACCCTCGCCCAGCTCCGCGCCCTGACCAGCGAACCGCTGACCAAGATCGCCCTGCTGCTGCCACAGGACGGTCAACTGGCCTCTGTTGCCAAGGCGCTGCGTGAAGGCTTCATGGCTGCGCACTATCAGGCCCAGCAGGCTGGCCAGAACCCACCAGCCATCCAGGTCTTCGACAGCTCGCGCGTCACGTCGATGGATGACTTCTATCGTCAGGCCAAGGCTGCCGGGGCTCAACTGGTAGTCGGTCCGCTGGAAAAGAATCTGGTCAAACAGCTGAACAGCCGCCAGCAACTGCCAATCACTACACTGGCCCTGAACTACAGCGACTCCAATACCGAAGGCCCGGCACAACTGTTCCAGTTCGGCCTTGCCGCCGAAGACGAAGCTCGGGAAGTGGCACGCCGCGCCTGGGCAGACGGCAAACGCAGCGCCGTGGCCATGGTGCCTAAAGGCGAATGGGGTGATCGCGTACTGGATGCCTTCCGCAAAAGCTGGCAAGCCAAGGGCGGCACTCTGATCGCAGCCGAACACGTCGACCAGCCTGTCGCTCTTGCCCAGCAAGTCGCAGACCTGTTCCAGTTGCGCAACAGCGAAGGCCGCGCCCAGCGCCTGCAAAGCACAGTAGGCACTCAGGTTGCCGCCCAGCCTACACGCCGTCAGGACATCGATTTCATGTTCCTGGCTGCAACCCCGCAGCAGGCTCAGCAGATCAAGCCGACCATGGTGTTCCAGTACGCTGGCGACGTTCCGGTCTATGCCACCTCTCACCTGTTCACCAACAGCAACGATCAGGCTCAGTACCTGGACCTGAACGGCGTACGCTTCTGCGAAACCCCATGGCTGCTCAATGCCAACGACCCTCTGCGCCAGCAAGTGACCGCTCAATGGCCACAAGCATCGGGCAGCCTGGGCCGCCTCTACGCCATGGGCATCGACGCCTATCGCCTGGCTCCGCGTCTTGGCCAGCTCAAGACACTGCCTGAAAGCCGCATCGACGGCCTGTCGGGCAGCCTGAGCCTGAGCCCGAGCCGTCGCGTAGAACGTCAACTGCCGTGGGCAGAGTTCGTCGACGGCAAGGTCCAGCGCCTGCCGGACACCGCTCCTTGA
- the rplM gene encoding 50S ribosomal protein L13 — protein sequence MKTFTAKPETVKRDWFVVDAAGQTLGRLATEIASRLRGKHKPEYTPHVDTGDYIVVINAEQIRVTGAKASDKIYYSHSGFPGGIKSINFEKLIDKAPERVIETAVKGMLPKNPLGRDMYRKLKVYAGAVHPHTAQQPQELKF from the coding sequence ATGAAAACTTTTACTGCTAAACCGGAAACAGTTAAGCGCGACTGGTTCGTCGTCGACGCTGCTGGTCAGACCCTGGGTCGTCTGGCCACCGAAATCGCGAGCCGTCTGCGTGGCAAGCACAAACCGGAATACACTCCGCACGTCGATACCGGTGATTACATCGTCGTTATCAACGCTGAGCAAATCCGCGTTACCGGTGCTAAAGCTTCCGACAAGATTTACTACTCTCACTCCGGTTTTCCGGGCGGGATCAAATCGATCAACTTCGAAAAGCTGATCGATAAAGCTCCTGAGCGCGTGATCGAGACCGCGGTCAAAGGCATGCTGCCTAAGAACCCGCTGGGTCGCGACATGTATCGTAAGCTGAAAGTCTATGCGGGCGCTGTACACCCTCATACTGCTCAGCAGCCCCAAGAACTGAAGTTTTAA
- the mraZ gene encoding division/cell wall cluster transcriptional repressor MraZ — MFRGANAINLDAKGRLAMPSRYRDELDSRSSGQLIVTIDAVDPCLCLYPLSEWELIEAKLRELATFREENRRLQRLLIGNAVDLELDGSGRFLVPPRLREYAKLDKRVMLVGQLNKFQLWDEDAWNALADADLAAIQKPGAMPDELRDLIL; from the coding sequence GTGTTTCGTGGTGCCAACGCAATCAATCTCGATGCCAAGGGTCGTCTCGCCATGCCGAGCCGGTACCGTGACGAGTTGGATTCGCGTAGCTCCGGGCAACTTATCGTGACCATTGATGCCGTTGACCCCTGCTTGTGTCTTTATCCGCTGTCCGAGTGGGAACTGATTGAGGCGAAACTTCGTGAGCTGGCTACCTTTCGCGAAGAAAACCGCCGGTTGCAGAGGCTTTTGATTGGTAATGCCGTGGACCTGGAGCTGGACGGCAGTGGGCGTTTCCTGGTGCCACCGCGTCTTCGTGAATACGCAAAGTTGGATAAGCGTGTGATGTTGGTTGGACAGCTTAATAAGTTTCAACTGTGGGACGAGGATGCCTGGAATGCTCTTGCTGATGCAGACCTGGCAGCCATTCAAAAACCTGGCGCGATGCCTGATGAATTACGTGACCTGATCCTGTGA
- a CDS encoding BON domain-containing protein yields the protein MTPNRLSLLVLTLCLGISGCSSVLTAARDKPIEDDRGTRTFGSKIDDSLIETKAAVNISKASPDLAEGSHIVVTSFNGIVLLAGQTPRADLKALAEQAASSVQRVKKVNNELQVMEPSSLLARNNDAWLTTKIKTQMLADNSIPGSRIKVVTENGIVFMLGLLTQDEANRATNLVQGVSGVQKIVRLFEYID from the coding sequence ATGACCCCTAATCGCCTCAGCCTACTGGTCCTGACCCTGTGCCTCGGCATCAGCGGATGCAGCTCGGTCCTGACAGCAGCACGTGACAAACCGATCGAGGACGACCGGGGAACCAGGACTTTCGGCAGCAAGATCGATGACTCCCTCATCGAAACCAAGGCCGCAGTGAACATCTCCAAGGCCAGCCCTGATCTGGCCGAAGGCTCGCACATTGTCGTCACCAGCTTCAACGGCATTGTCCTGCTGGCTGGCCAGACGCCTCGCGCAGACCTCAAGGCCCTGGCCGAACAGGCTGCCAGCTCCGTACAGCGGGTCAAGAAGGTCAACAACGAACTTCAGGTCATGGAACCCTCCTCCTTGCTGGCACGCAACAACGATGCCTGGCTGACGACCAAGATCAAGACCCAGATGCTGGCAGACAACTCGATCCCCGGCTCGCGCATCAAGGTCGTGACCGAAAACGGGATCGTTTTCATGCTCGGCCTGCTCACTCAGGATGAAGCCAATCGCGCCACCAATCTGGTGCAGGGCGTATCCGGCGTGCAGAAGATCGTCAGGCTGTTCGAGTACATCGACTGA
- a CDS encoding phosphoheptose isomerase: protein MDMQSRIRRLFQASIDTKQQAMDVLAPFIEQASQVMVNALLNEGKMLACGNGGSAGDAQHFSSELLNRFERERPSLPAIALTTDSSTITSIANDYSYNEIFSKQIRALGQPGDVLLAISTSGNSANIIQAIQAAHDREMIVVALTGRDGGGMASLLLPEDVEIRVPANVTARIQEVHLLAIHCLCDLIDSQLFGSEE from the coding sequence ATGGACATGCAATCCCGAATTCGCCGGCTGTTCCAGGCCAGCATCGACACCAAGCAACAGGCGATGGACGTCCTTGCACCCTTTATCGAGCAAGCCAGCCAGGTAATGGTCAACGCCCTGCTCAACGAAGGCAAAATGCTTGCCTGCGGTAACGGCGGTTCTGCTGGCGATGCCCAGCACTTTTCCTCCGAACTGCTCAACCGTTTCGAGCGCGAAAGGCCGAGCCTGCCTGCGATAGCGCTGACCACCGACAGCTCGACGATCACCTCGATCGCCAACGATTACAGCTACAACGAAATCTTTTCCAAACAGATTCGCGCCCTGGGTCAACCGGGCGATGTGCTGCTGGCCATTTCCACCAGCGGCAACTCGGCAAACATTATTCAAGCCATCCAGGCCGCACATGATCGCGAAATGATTGTCGTAGCATTGACGGGACGCGACGGTGGCGGCATGGCATCGCTATTATTGCCGGAGGACGTGGAAATCCGCGTCCCCGCCAATGTCACGGCACGCATACAAGAAGTCCATCTGCTGGCGATCCACTGCCTTTGCGATCTGATCGACAGCCAACTGTTCGGGAGTGAAGAATGA
- a CDS encoding cytochrome b: MSKFMDWVDARFPATKMWEDHLSKYYAPKNFNFFYFFGSLALLVLVNQILTGVWLTMSYTPSAEEAFASVEYIMRDVEYGAILRLLHSTGASAFFIVVYLHMFRGLLYGSYQKPRELVWVFGMLIYLALMAEAFMGYLLPWGQMSYWGAQVIISLFGAIPVIGDDLTQWIRGDYLISGITLNRFFALHVVALPIVVLGLVVLHILALHEVGSNNPDGVDIKKLKDENGNPLDGIPFHPYYTVKDIVGVVVFLFVFCSIVFFFPEMGGYFLEKPNFEAANAFKTPEHIAPVWYFTPFYAILRAIPDKLMGVIAMGAAIAVLFVLPWLDRSPVKSMRYKGWMSKIWLLLFCVSFVILGVLGVLAPTPERTLISQICTFLYFAYFILMPFYTRLEKTKPVPERVTG, from the coding sequence ATGAGCAAGTTCATGGATTGGGTCGATGCTCGCTTCCCGGCGACAAAGATGTGGGAAGACCATCTCAGCAAGTATTACGCTCCAAAGAATTTCAACTTCTTCTACTTCTTCGGCTCCCTGGCGCTGCTGGTTCTGGTCAATCAGATCCTCACGGGAGTCTGGCTGACCATGAGCTATACGCCTTCGGCTGAAGAGGCGTTCGCTTCCGTCGAATACATCATGCGTGACGTCGAGTACGGCGCGATTCTGCGTCTGCTGCACTCCACGGGCGCCTCCGCCTTCTTCATTGTGGTCTACCTGCATATGTTCCGTGGCTTGCTCTACGGCTCGTATCAAAAGCCCCGTGAACTGGTCTGGGTGTTCGGCATGCTGATTTACCTGGCACTGATGGCCGAAGCTTTCATGGGCTACCTGCTGCCCTGGGGGCAAATGTCGTACTGGGGTGCCCAGGTGATCATTTCGCTGTTCGGCGCCATTCCGGTCATCGGTGACGACCTGACCCAATGGATTCGGGGCGATTACCTGATTTCCGGCATCACCCTGAACCGTTTCTTTGCTTTACACGTGGTCGCTCTGCCGATCGTGGTGTTGGGCCTCGTGGTGTTACACATTCTGGCGCTGCATGAAGTCGGTTCCAACAACCCCGATGGCGTGGACATCAAAAAGCTCAAGGATGAGAACGGCAACCCTCTGGATGGTATTCCTTTCCATCCTTATTACACCGTGAAAGACATTGTCGGCGTAGTGGTCTTCCTCTTCGTCTTTTGCTCCATCGTGTTCTTCTTCCCTGAAATGGGCGGCTACTTCCTCGAAAAGCCCAACTTCGAAGCGGCCAATGCTTTCAAGACGCCGGAGCACATCGCGCCTGTCTGGTACTTCACGCCGTTCTACGCGATCTTGCGGGCGATTCCGGACAAGCTCATGGGGGTTATCGCCATGGGGGCGGCCATTGCGGTGCTGTTCGTGCTGCCGTGGCTGGATCGCAGTCCGGTCAAGTCGATGCGATACAAGGGGTGGATGAGCAAGATCTGGCTGCTGTTGTTCTGTGTCTCTTTCGTGATCCTCGGCGTGCTGGGCGTTCTGGCGCCGACCCCCGAGCGCACGTTGATTTCGCAGATCTGCACCTTTCTTTACTTCGCCTACTTCATTCTGATGCCGTTCTATACCCGGCTAGAGAAGACCAAACCGGTTCCAGAAAGGGTGACTGGCTGA
- a CDS encoding ClpXP protease specificity-enhancing factor has translation MNSSRPYLIRALYEWIVDNDCTPHILVNAEYPSVQIPQGFANDGQIVLNVSPSAVRHLHMDNEAVSFEGRFGGVPHTLYVPIGAILGIYARENGQGMVFDLEPPMEEEDEIELEDDAPPPPDSEPPRPSGRPSLKVVK, from the coding sequence ATGAACTCCAGTCGCCCTTATCTGATTCGTGCTCTCTATGAGTGGATCGTCGATAACGATTGCACACCGCATATCCTGGTCAATGCGGAGTACCCGTCGGTGCAGATCCCTCAGGGTTTTGCCAATGATGGACAGATTGTCCTGAACGTTTCACCCAGTGCTGTGCGTCATTTGCACATGGACAACGAAGCAGTCAGTTTTGAAGGCCGCTTCGGCGGTGTGCCGCATACCTTGTATGTTCCCATTGGCGCCATTCTGGGTATTTATGCCCGGGAAAACGGCCAGGGCATGGTCTTCGATCTGGAGCCTCCGATGGAGGAAGAAGACGAGATCGAGCTGGAAGATGATGCGCCACCACCACCGGACAGCGAGCCTCCGCGTCCTAGCGGCAGGCCGAGTCTGAAAGTTGTGAAATAA
- a CDS encoding glutathione S-transferase N-terminal domain-containing protein has protein sequence MGVTNRLACYSDPADHYSHRVRIVLAEKGVSAEIIDVVAGRHPPQLIEVNPYGSVPTLVDRDLALYESTVVMEYLDERYPHPPLLPVYPVARANSRLLIHRIQRDWCGLVDLILDSRSKESARVQARKELRESLTGVSPLFAEKPFFLSDEQSLVDCCLLPILWRLPVLGIELPRPAKPLLDYMERQFAREAFQASLSVAEREMR, from the coding sequence ATGGGCGTGACCAATCGGTTGGCCTGTTACTCCGACCCCGCCGACCACTATTCCCATCGCGTGCGTATCGTGCTCGCTGAGAAGGGTGTCAGCGCCGAGATCATCGATGTGGTTGCGGGTCGTCATCCGCCCCAGCTCATCGAAGTGAATCCGTATGGCAGCGTGCCAACCCTGGTTGATCGTGACCTGGCGTTGTACGAGTCTACGGTGGTGATGGAATATCTTGATGAGCGTTACCCGCACCCGCCCTTGCTGCCGGTTTACCCTGTGGCGCGTGCAAATAGTCGCCTGCTGATTCATCGGATTCAGCGCGACTGGTGTGGACTGGTGGATCTTATTCTGGATTCACGCAGCAAAGAGTCTGCCCGCGTACAAGCGCGCAAGGAATTGCGCGAAAGTCTGACCGGTGTTTCGCCGTTGTTTGCGGAAAAACCTTTTTTCCTCAGTGACGAGCAAAGCCTTGTCGATTGCTGTCTACTGCCCATACTCTGGCGTTTGCCAGTCTTGGGTATCGAATTGCCACGGCCTGCCAAGCCGTTGCTTGATTACATGGAGCGCCAATTTGCGCGCGAGGCATTTCAGGCGAGCCTGTCTGTAGCCGAACGTGAGATGCGCTAA
- the rsmI gene encoding 16S rRNA (cytidine(1402)-2'-O)-methyltransferase → MTAPVVSNSTLGSLYVVATPIGNLDDMSVRALKVLREVALIAAEDTRHSSRLMQHFGISTPLAACHEHNERDEGSRFITRLLAGDDVALISDAGTPLISDPGYHLVRQARAAGVQVVPVPGACALIAALSAAGLPSDRFIFEGFLPAKAVGRKSRLEVLREEPRTLIFYEAPHRILECLQDMEQVFGPDRPALLARELTKTFETLKGLPLAQLRAFVEGDSNQQRGECVVLVAGWTPPEDEDVVGAEARRVLDLLLEEMPLKRAAALAAEITGVRKNLLYQVALDKQKDQ, encoded by the coding sequence TTGACTGCTCCGGTTGTTTCAAATTCCACCCTGGGTTCGCTTTATGTAGTGGCGACCCCTATCGGCAATCTGGACGACATGAGCGTGCGGGCCTTGAAAGTGCTGCGTGAAGTGGCATTGATAGCCGCAGAGGATACTCGCCACTCCTCACGGCTGATGCAGCATTTTGGAATATCCACGCCTCTGGCTGCCTGCCATGAACATAACGAACGTGACGAGGGTAGCCGTTTCATCACCCGTCTGCTGGCCGGTGACGATGTTGCGCTGATCTCCGATGCGGGGACGCCGCTGATTTCCGATCCTGGCTATCACCTTGTCCGCCAGGCGCGTGCGGCAGGTGTTCAGGTCGTTCCGGTGCCGGGTGCCTGCGCCCTGATTGCGGCCTTGTCGGCAGCCGGCCTGCCTTCGGACCGCTTTATCTTTGAAGGTTTTCTGCCAGCCAAGGCCGTGGGTCGCAAGAGCCGGCTTGAGGTGCTTCGCGAAGAGCCTCGCACCTTGATCTTCTATGAGGCCCCGCACCGGATTCTCGAATGTCTTCAGGACATGGAGCAGGTATTCGGCCCTGACCGTCCAGCATTGCTGGCGCGGGAGCTGACCAAGACGTTTGAAACCCTCAAGGGGCTGCCGCTGGCGCAGTTGCGTGCCTTTGTCGAGGGTGACAGCAATCAGCAGCGGGGTGAGTGCGTGGTGCTGGTAGCGGGCTGGACGCCGCCGGAGGATGAAGATGTGGTCGGTGCCGAGGCGCGCCGGGTTCTGGATCTGTTGCTCGAAGAGATGCCGCTCAAGCGCGCCGCCGCACTGGCAGCGGAAATCACTGGGGTACGCAAGAATCTGCTTTACCAGGTCGCACTGGACAAACAGAAGGATCAATAA
- a CDS encoding cytochrome c1: MKKLLAVLILAILPVFSFAAEHGGPELEKVDIDVSDKAAMQDGARTFVNYCMGCHSAKYQRYERVADDLGIPHELMLEKLVFTGAKIGDHMNTGMQSNDAKTWFGAAPPDLTLVARVRGTDWLYGYLRSFYEDPARPLGVNNRVFPNVGMPNVLASLQGRQVVGCKQIQVVEEGKKQYDPLTGAPLTHEACDQLTIVPKTGSLTAEQFDEKIKNLVTFLAYSANPVKLQHQRIGTYVLLYLAFFFVFAYLLKREYWKDVH, translated from the coding sequence ATGAAAAAGCTATTGGCTGTATTGATTCTCGCGATTCTGCCTGTCTTTTCATTCGCCGCTGAACATGGCGGTCCGGAACTGGAAAAGGTCGATATCGATGTCTCCGACAAGGCGGCGATGCAGGACGGCGCACGGACGTTCGTCAACTACTGCATGGGCTGTCACAGCGCCAAATACCAGCGCTACGAGCGTGTCGCCGATGACCTGGGGATTCCCCATGAGCTGATGCTGGAAAAGCTGGTGTTCACTGGCGCCAAGATCGGCGACCACATGAACACCGGCATGCAGTCGAACGATGCCAAGACCTGGTTCGGCGCTGCGCCGCCTGACCTGACGCTGGTGGCGCGTGTGCGTGGCACGGACTGGCTTTATGGCTATCTGCGCTCGTTCTACGAGGACCCGGCTCGACCATTGGGTGTGAATAACCGAGTGTTCCCCAACGTCGGCATGCCTAACGTGCTGGCCAGCCTTCAGGGGCGGCAGGTGGTGGGTTGCAAGCAGATCCAGGTGGTCGAAGAGGGCAAGAAGCAATATGACCCCCTTACCGGTGCGCCGCTGACTCACGAGGCTTGCGATCAGCTGACCATCGTGCCGAAAACCGGCAGCCTGACGGCAGAGCAGTTCGATGAGAAGATCAAGAATCTGGTGACCTTTCTGGCCTATTCAGCCAATCCGGTTAAACTGCAGCATCAGCGTATAGGCACTTATGTGCTGCTTTATCTGGCCTTCTTCTTTGTCTTCGCGTATCTGCTCAAGCGCGAATACTGGAAAGATGTTCATTGA
- the petA gene encoding ubiquinol-cytochrome c reductase iron-sulfur subunit, which yields MSNDGVNAGRRRFLVAATSVVGAAGAVGAAVPFVGSWFPSAKAKAAGAPVKVNISKIEAGQQMIAEWRGQPVFIVRRTKEILDNLGKITGQLSDPESKASVQPSYVDPVVRSIKPEILLLVGLCTHLGCSPTFRPEVAPVDLGKDWVGGYFCPCHGSHYDLAGRVYKSQPAPLNLPVPPHSYESDSVIVIGVDKEGA from the coding sequence ATGAGCAATGACGGCGTGAATGCAGGCCGGCGTCGCTTCCTCGTGGCAGCCACATCCGTGGTTGGTGCAGCAGGAGCGGTGGGGGCTGCGGTCCCGTTCGTGGGGTCATGGTTCCCCAGTGCCAAGGCGAAAGCCGCAGGGGCACCGGTCAAGGTGAATATCAGCAAGATTGAAGCAGGGCAGCAGATGATTGCTGAGTGGCGCGGTCAACCGGTATTCATTGTTCGTCGCACCAAAGAGATTCTGGATAACCTCGGCAAGATCACCGGCCAGTTATCCGATCCCGAGTCCAAGGCTTCTGTTCAGCCGTCGTATGTTGACCCTGTGGTTCGTTCCATCAAGCCGGAAATCCTGCTTCTGGTCGGCCTTTGTACGCACCTGGGGTGTTCGCCGACCTTCCGTCCTGAAGTTGCGCCTGTCGATCTTGGCAAGGACTGGGTGGGAGGCTATTTCTGTCCTTGTCACGGCTCTCATTACGACCTGGCCGGTCGGGTCTACAAGTCTCAACCCGCGCCACTGAATCTGCCAGTGCCTCCGCATTCCTATGAGTCGGACAGTGTCATTGTCATTGGCGTCGATAAGGAGGGTGCGTGA
- a CDS encoding GlxA family transcriptional regulator: protein MASLRYSKQLGHGLKPAFEIRLVSPDGMPVGSFSDVTLPVDGPLCESDIIVIPAFWDDFDSQLQQYPQILPWLREQHASGAVLCGEATGVFWLAEAGLLDGKEATTYWRFFNTFSERFPKVLLNQEKHLTDADNLYCAGGTTSACDLYIYLIERFCGSNVAQAVARDILYEVRRSYSPGRIGFGGQKLHQDVIILQIQHWLEEHFADKFRFEDVARNHGMSIRNFMRRFQAATGDKPLHYLQRLRIETAKGLLSGTRKSIKTISYEIGYDDASFFARLFRQHTELSPNQYRQQFQQAA from the coding sequence CTGGCCAGCCTGCGGTACAGCAAGCAACTGGGACACGGCCTCAAGCCCGCCTTTGAAATTCGCCTGGTGAGCCCGGACGGCATGCCCGTCGGCAGCTTCAGCGACGTCACCCTGCCTGTAGACGGCCCGCTGTGCGAAAGCGACATCATCGTCATCCCGGCATTCTGGGACGATTTCGACAGCCAGTTGCAGCAATACCCACAGATTCTGCCCTGGCTGCGCGAACAGCACGCCAGCGGCGCCGTGCTGTGCGGCGAGGCCACCGGGGTTTTCTGGCTGGCCGAAGCCGGCCTGCTGGACGGCAAGGAAGCCACGACCTACTGGCGCTTCTTCAATACGTTCAGTGAGAGATTTCCCAAGGTCCTGCTCAATCAGGAAAAGCACCTGACAGACGCCGACAACCTGTATTGCGCAGGCGGCACCACCTCGGCGTGCGATCTCTACATTTACCTGATCGAACGCTTCTGCGGCTCCAACGTCGCCCAGGCAGTAGCCCGCGACATCCTCTATGAGGTGCGGCGCAGTTATTCACCGGGAAGGATAGGTTTTGGCGGCCAGAAGCTGCATCAGGACGTGATCATCCTGCAGATCCAGCACTGGCTTGAAGAGCACTTTGCGGACAAATTCCGCTTCGAAGACGTCGCCCGCAACCACGGCATGAGCATCCGCAACTTCATGCGCCGCTTCCAGGCCGCTACCGGCGACAAGCCGCTGCATTATCTGCAACGCCTGCGCATCGAGACAGCCAAAGGCCTGCTCTCGGGCACCCGCAAGAGCATCAAGACCATCAGCTACGAAATTGGCTACGACGATGCGAGCTTCTTCGCCCGCCTGTTCCGCCAACACACCGAACTGTCGCCGAATCAGTATAGGCAGCAGTTTCAGCAGGCGGCGTAG
- a CDS encoding YraN family protein, whose amino-acid sequence MRPGNTRQQAGREAEACALLYLQQQGLRPITQNWSCKRGELDLVMLDGDTVVFVEVRYRRHSGWGGAMESVDFRKQEKLITAAQLFLQQESQWADYPCRFDVIAIDGEPGKTAPLTWLKSAFDS is encoded by the coding sequence TTGAGGCCAGGCAACACCCGGCAACAGGCAGGGCGCGAGGCAGAAGCCTGCGCCCTGCTGTATCTACAGCAACAAGGCCTGCGCCCGATTACCCAAAACTGGTCATGCAAACGCGGCGAGCTTGATCTAGTCATGCTCGACGGCGATACAGTAGTATTCGTCGAAGTTCGCTACCGACGCCACTCAGGCTGGGGTGGAGCCATGGAAAGCGTCGATTTTCGCAAACAGGAAAAACTGATTACCGCTGCACAACTGTTCCTGCAACAAGAGTCACAGTGGGCCGATTATCCCTGCCGTTTCGACGTGATCGCTATCGATGGAGAACCAGGCAAGACCGCTCCCCTGACGTGGCTCAAGAGCGCATTCGACAGTTGA
- the rpsI gene encoding 30S ribosomal protein S9: MSATQNYGTGRRKTATARVFLRPGTGNISINNRSLDVFFGRETARMVVRQPLELTETVEKFDIYVTVIGGGVSGQAGAIRHGITRALMQYDETLRSALRKAGYVTRDAREVERKKVGLRKARKRPQYSKR; encoded by the coding sequence ATGTCGGCGACTCAAAATTACGGCACTGGCCGTCGCAAGACCGCAACCGCACGCGTTTTCCTGCGTCCGGGCACTGGTAACATCTCGATCAACAACCGTTCTCTGGACGTGTTCTTCGGCCGCGAAACTGCCCGCATGGTAGTTCGTCAGCCACTGGAACTGACCGAAACTGTTGAGAAGTTCGACATCTACGTCACCGTTATCGGTGGCGGTGTAAGTGGTCAAGCTGGCGCAATCCGCCACGGTATCACTCGCGCTCTGATGCAATACGACGAAACTCTGCGTAGCGCCCTGCGTAAAGCCGGTTACGTTACTCGTGACGCTCGTGAAGTTGAACGTAAGAAAGTCGGTCTGCGTAAAGCGCGTAAGCGTCCGCAGTACTCGAAGCGTTAA